CGATGTCCGCCTCGGCCTTGGCCAGGCGGCCCTTGATCTTGTCCACGACGTTGTCGGGGGCCTTGGCGATGAACGCCTCGTTCCCCAGCTTCGCCTCGGCCTGCTGCTTCTCCTTCTCGGCGGCGGCCAGGTCCTTGGACAGCCGCTTGCGCTCCGCCGGGATGTCGATGGTGCCCGACAGGTCGAGCGCGACCGTGGCACCGGCGACCGGGAGGGTCGCGGTGGCGCTGAACTCGTCGCCCTCCGGCTGGAGGCGCAGCACCTGGCGGATGGCGGCCTCGTGGGCGGCCAGCGCCGTGGCGGACAGGTCCAGGCGGGCCGGAACCTTCTGCTTGTCGTCGAGGCCCTGCTCCTTGCGGAACCGGCGGACCTCACGGACCAGGCTCTGGACGCCCTCGATCTCGGCCGTGGCGGCCGCGTCGCGGAAGCCACTGTCCTTCGGCCAGTCGGCGATCACGAGGGACTCGCCGCCGGTCAGCGTGGTCCACAGGGTCTCGGTGACGAACGGGACCACCGGGTGCAGCAGCCGCAGCATGACGTCGAGGACCTCGCCCAGGACCCGGGCGGAGGCCTTCGCCGGCTCGCCACCCGCGAAGAAGGTCGTCTTCGACAGCTCCACGTACCAGTCGAAGACCTCGTCCCACGCGAAGTGGTAGAGGGCGTCCGACAGCTTCGAGAACTGGTAGTCCTCGTAGTAGGCGTCGGCCTGCGCGACCGTCTCGTTCAGCCGGGACAGCACCCAGCGGTCGGTGGCGGACAGTTCCTCGACCGGCGGCAGATCGCCCTCGATCGTGGCGCCGTTCATCATCGCGAAGCGGGTGGCGTTCCAGATCTTGTTGGCGAACTTGCTGGAGGCCTGGACCCAGTCCTCGCCGATCGGGACGTCGACACCGGGGTTGGCACCGCGCGCCAGCGTGAAGCGGACGGCGTCGGAACCGTACTTGTCCATCCAGTCCAGCGGGTTGACCGCGTTGCCGAAGGACTTCGACATCTTCTTGCCGCGCTCGTCGCGGACCATGCCGTGCAGGGCGATGGTGCCGAACGGCGGGGTGCCGTCCATCGCGTACAGGCCGAACATCATCATCCGGGCGACCCAGAAGAAGAGGATGTCGTAGCCGGTGACCAGCACGGCGTTCGGGTAGAACTTCGCCAGGCTTTCGGTCTGCTGCGGCCAGCCGAGCGTGGAGAACGGCCACAGGCCGGAGGAGAACCAGGTGTCCAGGACGTCCGTGTCCTGGGTCCAGCCCTCGCCGGACGGCGGCTGCTCGTCGGGGCCGACGCAGACGATCTCGCCGTTCGGGCCGTACCAGACCGGGATGCGGTGGCCCCACCACAGCTGGCGCGAGATGCACCAGTCGTGCAGGTTGTCGACCCAGTCGAAGTAGCGCTTCTCCATCTCCTGCGGGTGGATCTTGACCTTGCCGTCGCGGACCGCGTCACCGGCGGCCTTGGCGAGCGGGGCGACCTTGACCCACCACTGGAGCGACAGACGGGGCTCGATGGTGGTCTTGCAGCGCGAGCAGTGGCCGACCGAGTGGGTGTACGGGCGCTTCTCCGCGACGATCCGGCCCTCGGCGCGCAGGGCGCCGACGATGGCGGAACGGGCCTCCAGCCGGTCCAGGCCCTGGAAGGGGCCGTGGACGGTGATGACGGCGTGCTCGTCCATGACGGCGAGGTTGGGCAGGCCGTGGCGCTGCCCGATCTCGAAGTCGTTCGGGTCGTGCGCCGGGGTCACCTTGACGGCGCCGGTGCCGAACTCGGGGTCGACGTGCTCGTCCGCGACGACCGGGATGCGGCGGCCGGTGAGCGGCAGCTCGATCTCGGTGCCGACGAGGTGCTTGTAGCGCTCGTCCTCCGGGTGGACGGCGACGGCCGTGTCACCCAGCATCGTCTCGGCGCGGGTCGTGGCGACGACGATGGAGGCGTCACCTTCCCCGTACCGGATGGAGACGAGTTCGCCGTCGTCGTCCTGGTACTCGACCTCGATGTCGGAGATCGCGGTGAGGCAGCGCGGGCACCAGTTGATGATGCGCTCGGCGCGGTAGATCAGTTCGTCGTCGTAGAGCTTCTTGAAGATGGTCTGGACGGCCTCGGACAGGCCCTCGTCCATCGTGAACCGCTCGCGCGACCAGTCCACACCATCACCCAGCCGGCGCATCTGACCGGAGATCTGACCGCCGGACTCGCCCTTCCACTGCCAGACGCGCTCGACGAACGCCTCACGGCCCAGGTCGTGGCGGGACTTGCCCTCCTTGGCCAGCTCGCGCTCGACGACGTTCTGGGTCGCGATGCCCGCGTGGTCCATGCCGGGCTGCCACAGGGTCTCGTAGCCCTGCATGCGCTTGCGGCGGGTGAGGGCGTCGATCAGCGTGTGCTCGAAGGCGTGCCCCAGGTGGAGGCTTCCGGTGACGTTCGGCGGGGGGATGACGATGGCGTACGGAGGCTTCTCGCTCTTCTCGTCCGCCTCGAAGTACCCACGCTCTACCCAGCGCTCGTAGAGCTTCCCCTCTACGTCGGCCGGCACGTACGCGGTCGGCAGTTCGGAGTCGGGGCTGCTGGGTGTCTGCGTGTTCTCGGTCACGGGCACAGGATACGGGCGGCCTGGGCCCCGTTACGAATCGATACCGCATCCCGGCATCCGTTGACCTGCGCATGGCAGGTCGGCGTCACTGAGCGGATGAACGAGAACGATCAGCAGGTGGCGCAGCCTTCCGTACCGGCACCTCCGAACCCCTACGCGGCCTACGTGTCTTCGCCGCCCCCTCCGCCGTCGAAGACGAAGCGCGCCCTGTGGGTGGTCGTGGGCGTCCTCGCGACCGCGGCGGGCCTGGTGGGCGGTCGACTGGCCATGAACGCGCTCCTGGCCGAAGACGGCCCGGTGGACGCGGGACGCTACAAGCTGGTACCGCCCGCCTCCTTCGAGGGCCTGACCCTCCAGGACTCCGGCCCGCGGGTCGACGCCATCAAGGAGGGCCAGGGAGCCCCGAAGCCCGGCACGACGCCCGTCGCCGTCGTGTACGCCGACCAGGCGGGCACCGCGCAGCTCGTCGTCAGCGGGACCGCGGGCCGCTTCACCGACGACGACCCGGGCGCGGCGGTGACCGCGGGCATGCGGGCCATGGGCATCAAGGACGGAGTGGTCACGACGCACGAGGCCGGCACTCCCGCGGGCGGCGCGCTGCGCTGCGGCACCCTCCCGATCCAGGGCGGCACGCTCCCGATGTGCATGTGGGCCGACCACAGCTCGCTCGTGACGGTCACCGTCCCCATCGAAAACAAGCCGGTGACACTCGACGCGCTCGCGGCGCGGGCGAAGGCCCTGCGCGAGGCGATGGAGGTCCCCGCGTCGTAGTCGGCTCGTAGTCGGGTCGTAGTAGTTCGGTAACTGCCGGGGCCCCGGGGCACGGTGTCACCTGCCCGTCCGTCAGGATGTGAGCAACATAAGTAGTTCCTAAGGGGGACGCGGGTATGAGTTACAACCAGCCAGGTCCGTACGGCGGCCAGCAGCCGCAGCAGCCGGGACCGTACGGGGCCCAGCCGGGGCCGTACGGACAGCAGCCCCCGCCGCAGCAGCCCGGGTACGGCTACCCGCAGCAGCAGCCCGGCTACCAGCAGCCGGGCTACCCCCAGCAGCCCCCGCCCCCGCAGGCCCCGGGCTACGGCTACCCCCAGCAGCCGGGCGTCCCCCCGCAGGGCTACCCCCAGCAGCAGCCGGGTTACCAGCAGCCGGGCTACCCCCAGCCCGGGTACACGCAGCCCCCGAAGAAGTCCAAGACGGGTGTGATCATCCTCTCGGTGGTCGTAGCGATCGCGGTCATCGGCGGCGCGGGCTACTACTTCACCCAGGGCGGCGGCTCGGGCGGCTCCATCTCGGCCGACACCAAGGGCTACAAGCTGGTGCCGCCGGAGACGGTCAACGACTTCAAG
This is a stretch of genomic DNA from Streptomyces sp. NBC_00536. It encodes these proteins:
- a CDS encoding valine--tRNA ligase translates to MTENTQTPSSPDSELPTAYVPADVEGKLYERWVERGYFEADEKSEKPPYAIVIPPPNVTGSLHLGHAFEHTLIDALTRRKRMQGYETLWQPGMDHAGIATQNVVERELAKEGKSRHDLGREAFVERVWQWKGESGGQISGQMRRLGDGVDWSRERFTMDEGLSEAVQTIFKKLYDDELIYRAERIINWCPRCLTAISDIEVEYQDDDGELVSIRYGEGDASIVVATTRAETMLGDTAVAVHPEDERYKHLVGTEIELPLTGRRIPVVADEHVDPEFGTGAVKVTPAHDPNDFEIGQRHGLPNLAVMDEHAVITVHGPFQGLDRLEARSAIVGALRAEGRIVAEKRPYTHSVGHCSRCKTTIEPRLSLQWWVKVAPLAKAAGDAVRDGKVKIHPQEMEKRYFDWVDNLHDWCISRQLWWGHRIPVWYGPNGEIVCVGPDEQPPSGEGWTQDTDVLDTWFSSGLWPFSTLGWPQQTESLAKFYPNAVLVTGYDILFFWVARMMMFGLYAMDGTPPFGTIALHGMVRDERGKKMSKSFGNAVNPLDWMDKYGSDAVRFTLARGANPGVDVPIGEDWVQASSKFANKIWNATRFAMMNGATIEGDLPPVEELSATDRWVLSRLNETVAQADAYYEDYQFSKLSDALYHFAWDEVFDWYVELSKTTFFAGGEPAKASARVLGEVLDVMLRLLHPVVPFVTETLWTTLTGGESLVIADWPKDSGFRDAAATAEIEGVQSLVREVRRFRKEQGLDDKQKVPARLDLSATALAAHEAAIRQVLRLQPEGDEFSATATLPVAGATVALDLSGTIDIPAERKRLSKDLAAAEKEKQQAEAKLGNEAFIAKAPDNVVDKIKGRLAKAEADIARLQAQLDSLPAA